TTATGTGCAGCCTCCAGTACACCCTTTTGTCATTTTCCGTTTTTGATAAAGGTCTTGCAATCGCCTTAAGTTCGAGCTCATTTAGAGTCGACACAGCTTCTTTCAAGATGCCATCTTCCCTTTCCTTTTCATTAGTTCTCCATTGCTTAATCTTGTTTTTAAGATCCCTTAGAATTCCGCACACAGTCACTCTTTTCTTTTCCCTCCTTCCTCTTCCCATTCTATAATGAACAAAGCAATAGCAATTCTACTTAAACCCTAACACAATCCGCCGTTGAATCACAACTCAACTCAACACAAAAATCAATAGGATGAAGCTTCTAGAACGAGATTGCTTGCTCACAATGTTCGTTCGTCACCGTTGTTGATATACAGGTTCGCTATTTTCACCTTTTTCCTAGGGTTTTCTTCGATTACAGTTACACGCCTCTGGATTTTGCCCTAATTCGTTAGAAACTACACTTTTTAACATCAATCATGAATCATTTTGTTCATATTATTCATGTTTAACAACAGTTTCATATACTTGTAACTTTGATTTCCTTTTATGTGTATGTTAAACTGTATCAATTGAATTAGGATTGTAttagtgtatgtatgtatgatgctGATTCATCAGAGTTTGTTACAGTTAGTTAGGAGGTTGACAGTTGTATTCGTTTGTTACATAGCATCTTATGGCCTTGGTTTTAGAAGGCGAGAGCCGAGAAGTGCACCGCTTTTCCTACCCGAGGCGCAAATAATTATATggtatttatatattttctataGGTTTTTAGTATCATTTACCGAATATTTATAGACGAGTAAGcttttatatgtttaatatggaaATTACATACATGTACAACCTGAAATGCATGTTGTACAACATCCTGGCTGCCCAAATATGTGGGAAATACATGAGGTGCATGCCTCAGGGTCAATATTTTGCTAACAAATCGCACCTCATATGCGCTTTTTGAATAAAGCACGCCTTATGCTACCAAAAGCGCAAGGGCGAAGCTTATGGCTCCTCTTATCTTGTTATATATGTGAGTTGTGACAGGAGTGCATCACTTTGTATGATTTATAAATTACCATTTTATGATACACATAGATTGAGCTTGATACCTTACCACAGATTGGGTTAACTACAACATTTGTTGGTCCATTTTGCTTTGCTTGCTGCTTCTAGTTGTAACAAATTAATTTGTTGAGCTGGATGTTGTGGTTGGTAAAATATATTAAACTTCTGTAATTGTGGTTTGTTTGTTTGAGGTATGTATTAAACTATGCATTTGTTTTGAGTTTTATGATTTGAAGTATGTGCTTCATGTTATTTTCAACACCCTATGTTGTTTGTTTGGCTTCCTTTTGACTTCAATGTTTGTCAAAGCTGCAGAAAATATTCATTTGAGTTTGATATAAACTTGTTGCACGTGATGATTCTTTTTTAATGCTTTGGGTCAATGAATTTTACAAATATTCCACATATTTGATCTAAACATATTGCGCAATCCGCCATATATCAACAGAACAAGAACAATAGGATGAAGCTTCTAGAACAAGATTGCTTGCTTAGAATGTTCGTTGCACTAGTACTGCACATGATATTCGTCTTCTGTTTGACACCGTTGTTGATTTAGAGGTTCACCATTTTACCTTTCTGTTAGGATTTTCTTCCATTACAGCTATACGCCTCTGGATTTTGCTCTAATTCGTTAGAAACTACACTTTTTTAACATCAATCATGTATCATTTTGGCCATATTATCCATGTTTAACACAGATCCATATACTTCTGATATAAATTGTTATGCACTTGTTGTGCAATCGATTTTATTAGATAACATTAGAGTTTCTTGGAAGCAATTGTAGGGATTGAGAAAGAAGAAAGGGGATGGGATACTCAAATACGGAAGGGGGAAGCTCTGGAATTGCAAATCGAAGAGATCTTTATGATGTTCTCAGTGTTTCAAGAGATTCTTCCGATCAGGAGATTAAGTCTGCGTATAGAAAACTTGCTTTGAAGTAAGCTCACTCATCCCCTTTACTTATTATTAATTTGTTTCTCTAATAACTTGCGTTTGATAAtattttgaaaaacctaaacaCACAGTTCTGTTtaattttgtttttcaatgttctgatataaattttattaaaagcAAAGCTGTGTTATAACTTAAGTATTTTCTCGGTATCGTGAGCTATACCGAGTATCAGTTTCAGTACCTTAATGAACCGAAGCGATGCCGACCGACCAGCGTTTGTACGGGTATCGGTATGATCGAAAGCAGTTTCGGTATTCATTTTTAGGCTTTTTGATCGATGTAACATTCTTGTCGATATTCTTTTGGCGTATCACGACCTTATATTTTTGGTTTTATTATTTGGTTAAATGGGGTGCCATATGTGCAATTAAATATAATACTATTGTAAATAATAGTTTCTATTTTCGAGTATACATTTTACCCTGTGGCAACCCGCGGGTGGAACTTACTAGTTAGATTACATATATGTTAGTAATATTGATTAAATACAGGTATCACCCTGACAAAAATGCTGGTAATCCCGAAACCTTAGAACTATTCAGAGAGGCTGCATACTCTTACAACGTTTTATCGGATCCAGAAAAAAGAAGGAAATATGATAATTCAGGGTTTGAGGTAGTCTTAAaaacaaaattataaatattatgttataatatatatatatttctatgaTTTATATTTCATTTCATTACATTTAATAAACTGAATAGGCTATTGATACTGAAGACATGGATATGAAAATCGATTTATCAAATATTGGAACTGTTCATACAATGTTTGCAGCATTACTTAGGtattcttcttttttctttttagaaaaaaaaaacatgtttgaaTTCCTTTTTCTCAAATATTCATTCTTTTACTGTTTTAtatatttgtttctttttttcatttttaagtAAGCTTGGAGTCCCTATTAAGACAACCGTTTCAGTCAATGTTCTTGAAGAGGCACATAATGAAACCGTCACTGTCAGACCCCTTCCGCTAGGAACTTCAGTTAGTGGAAAGGTAATCTATTTATGTGTTACAAAATCATTTTTAGCAAATTTGTTAcctaaattaaattaaatttcaGGTCGAGAAACAATGTGCACAGTTTTTTAGTGTAACCATAAGCGAAGAACAAGCTAAATCAGGAATTGTTGTTAGAGTTACTTCAGCTGCCCAAAGCAAATTTAAGGTACTTTAGATTTTCAGAATTCATAATATGTATATTATTAGGTTCATTTAAGAAGAGTGATTTAAACGCGAGaagaaaaaatcagaaaatcaaaatttacATTTAGTTTATTCTTTAGTTTATTTGTAGGGGTATATCTGTAATTGTCCTACACTCATACCACAGATTTGGGAATTAGATCTCTATTTTTAATAACATCATCAGTTACATTTCAGATTATCAAATTTCATTTGTTACTTTATTCTTATCGGTATTTTGTGCGATTCGTCTAATTATTTGGTGTTCTTAACCATATATCCGCTGTTATACGATTCCGGTATCATTGTTCTAAACGATTAATACTACATTCAATCAAAGTTCATATTGCGGGATTTTAGTTTATATTCAATCAAAGGCAattggatttttgttttttgaaGATTCTTGGTATAAACAGAGAGTAATTTTAGGGTGTAACTAGTGGGATTTTATAGGATACAGTTTCTTTTGAAATGCCTACAGATAAAGGACGAAACTAACCTTTTTAACTTAAAAACCTTATACATGTTTTTCTAATTTATaacaagtttgtcattatcatTATATACCATTGATTAGCAAAACTAATGGCCCAGCTTGATTTCTCACACTTCTTGCAGTAAAATGATCTCTGAATAGatcatcccctatatatatatatatatatatattttgttttgtcATATTATTTTAGTTAAGTACTAATCTTTATGTTAATTTAAATTGCAGCTCCTTTATTTTGAGCAAGATTACAGTGGGGGGTATAATCTTGCGCTGCAGGTAATTGCAATTTTATTagtttttaactttatttttcaaTATTAACATTATGATAATGTTTAATAATCATTTATGACATCATCTCGTGCAGGAAGACTGTGAGAAGGCGGGTAATGTGACATCAGCTGGGATGTATTTCTTGCATTTT
This is a stretch of genomic DNA from Helianthus annuus cultivar XRQ/B chromosome 16, HanXRQr2.0-SUNRISE, whole genome shotgun sequence. It encodes these proteins:
- the LOC110915080 gene encoding chaperone protein dnaJ 15 isoform X1, with protein sequence MGYSNTEGGSSGIANRRDLYDVLSVSRDSSDQEIKSAYRKLALKYHPDKNAGNPETLELFREAAYSYNVLSDPEKRRKYDNSGFEAIDTEDMDMKIDLSNIGTVHTMFAALLSKLGVPIKTTVSVNVLEEAHNETVTVRPLPLGTSVSGKVEKQCAQFFSVTISEEQAKSGIVVRVTSAAQSKFKLLYFEQDYSGGYNLALQEDCEKAGNVTSAGMYFLHFQVYRMDSVVNFLAMGKDTESAVFKKLEGFTPCEVSELNSGTHIFAVYGDNFFKTTSYTIEAICANTYEDTTHKLKDIEQQILRKRTELRLFETEYRQALARYQEVTNRYRQEKQKVEELLKEREGIRSSFTIARSMVGSGMNANLKGLQVAYSKEVTSRLITRSSRAFYKCKDSG
- the LOC110915080 gene encoding chaperone protein dnaJ 15 isoform X2; its protein translation is MGYSNTEGGSSGIANRRDLYDVLSVSRDSSDQEIKSAYRKLALKYHPDKNAGNPETLELFREAAYSYNVLSDPEKRRKYDNSGFEAIDTEDMDMKIDLSNIGTVHTMFAALLSKLGVPIKTTVSVNVLEEAHNETVTVRPLPLGTSVSGKVEKQCAQFFSVTISEEQAKSGIVVRVTSAAQSKFKLLYFEQDYSGGYNLALQEDCEKAGNVTSAGMYFLHFQVYRMDSVVNFLAMGKDTESAVFKKLEGFTPCEVSELNSGTHIFAVYGFGPISRSDQQIQTGKTEGGGASKRTRRYPIIVYNC